A single genomic interval of Terriglobus albidus harbors:
- a CDS encoding PQQ-binding-like beta-propeller repeat protein has protein sequence MQRTSRLGVLFAMAGAGFLLLRTSGLHTVSAAGTAQKQVGWLAYNGGKDNAHYSPLTQITPENVSQLKQVWRFDAGTSGGLQTNPLVVDGTLYAYTPALRVVALNAATGEKQWSFDSGITAAQPSRGFSWWSDGREKRLYAFIMNYVYVLNPEDGKPIPSFGEQGRIDLRKGLGTDDFQELPVVATTPGVIFRNLLIVGFRTAETKPAARGDIRAYDVKTGKLQWSFHTIPHPGEPGYETWPAGAWQKAGAANNWSGMALDEKRGIVYVPTGSAASDFYGADRAGKNLYANTLLALDAATGKLLWHFQGVHHDIWDRDFPSPSTLLTVVHDGKKIDAIAQPTKQGFLFVLDRVTGKPVFPIEERGFPTSDVEGETTSPTQPVSTMPAPYARQVLTESILSTRTPEVHEQVLKEFRAMKGGGLFVPMSMDKQTIVFPGFDGGVEWGGSAVTPAGVLILNSNDIPWTGGLTKAKANASPGETVYQSQCAFCHGKERQGNPPEFPSLVDIGGRISVREIEQRIHGGSGRMPSFPGLTGEKLRALVGYLTGTEDTKSPGSGRELASKGVDDAPYQFTGYRKFQDKDGYPAVQPPWGTLNAIDLNTGKYLWRVPLGEYPELVKQGMPNTGSEGYGGPVVTAGGIVFIGATIYDRKFRAFGARTGKLLWSAELPYAGAATPATYSVNGKQYVVIAASGARDKSGPQGAAYIAFALP, from the coding sequence GTGCAACGAACCAGCCGGCTGGGTGTCCTGTTCGCTATGGCAGGTGCAGGCTTTCTCTTACTAAGGACCTCTGGCCTCCATACAGTTTCGGCAGCCGGCACGGCGCAAAAACAGGTGGGCTGGCTCGCCTATAACGGCGGGAAAGACAATGCGCACTACTCTCCCCTGACACAAATCACGCCGGAGAATGTCTCTCAGTTGAAGCAGGTGTGGCGCTTCGACGCCGGTACCAGCGGTGGGCTACAGACGAATCCGCTAGTAGTCGATGGCACGCTATATGCCTATACACCCGCGCTTCGGGTCGTGGCTTTGAATGCTGCTACAGGCGAGAAGCAGTGGAGTTTCGACTCTGGCATTACGGCGGCGCAGCCGAGCCGAGGGTTCTCCTGGTGGAGCGATGGCCGAGAGAAGCGCCTCTACGCCTTCATCATGAATTATGTGTATGTGCTCAATCCAGAGGATGGGAAGCCCATTCCATCCTTCGGAGAGCAGGGACGAATCGATCTCAGGAAAGGACTAGGAACGGACGATTTTCAAGAATTGCCGGTGGTGGCGACGACTCCGGGAGTGATCTTCCGAAATCTGTTGATCGTTGGCTTTCGCACCGCCGAGACAAAGCCTGCAGCGCGCGGCGATATCCGTGCCTATGACGTGAAGACAGGAAAGCTGCAGTGGAGCTTCCACACCATTCCTCATCCTGGTGAGCCCGGCTACGAGACCTGGCCTGCTGGAGCATGGCAGAAAGCCGGAGCCGCGAATAACTGGAGCGGCATGGCTCTCGATGAGAAGCGGGGCATCGTCTATGTGCCTACCGGGTCGGCCGCGTCAGATTTCTACGGAGCCGACCGCGCCGGCAAGAACCTGTACGCGAATACGCTGCTCGCGCTGGATGCTGCGACGGGCAAACTGCTGTGGCACTTCCAGGGTGTGCATCACGACATCTGGGACCGTGATTTTCCGTCGCCGTCCACGCTGCTGACCGTTGTCCATGACGGAAAGAAGATCGATGCCATTGCTCAGCCGACGAAGCAGGGCTTCCTCTTCGTGCTGGACCGCGTAACCGGCAAGCCCGTCTTTCCTATTGAAGAACGCGGCTTCCCAACTTCGGACGTTGAGGGGGAGACCACCTCGCCGACGCAGCCAGTATCGACAATGCCCGCGCCGTATGCTCGGCAGGTACTGACGGAGTCGATCCTCAGCACACGCACACCCGAGGTGCACGAGCAGGTGTTGAAAGAGTTCCGTGCCATGAAGGGGGGCGGGCTTTTTGTTCCCATGAGCATGGATAAGCAGACGATCGTCTTTCCCGGTTTCGATGGCGGCGTGGAGTGGGGCGGTTCTGCGGTCACCCCGGCGGGTGTGCTCATCCTGAACTCCAACGATATCCCCTGGACGGGGGGACTGACGAAGGCCAAAGCCAACGCTAGCCCGGGCGAGACGGTCTATCAAAGCCAATGCGCGTTCTGTCACGGCAAAGAACGGCAGGGAAATCCGCCGGAGTTTCCATCACTGGTCGACATTGGCGGCCGCATATCCGTGCGCGAGATCGAGCAGCGGATTCACGGCGGCTCCGGACGCATGCCATCGTTTCCAGGGCTGACGGGAGAGAAGCTCCGCGCGCTGGTCGGATATCTGACCGGAACGGAAGATACGAAGTCTCCTGGATCCGGGCGAGAATTGGCAAGCAAGGGGGTAGATGATGCGCCGTATCAGTTCACCGGCTACCGGAAGTTCCAGGACAAGGATGGCTATCCAGCGGTGCAGCCGCCATGGGGAACGCTAAATGCCATCGACCTGAACACGGGCAAGTATCTCTGGCGGGTTCCGCTGGGCGAGTATCCCGAGTTGGTAAAGCAGGGAATGCCGAATACAGGATCGGAAGGATACGGAGGCCCGGTGGTTACGGCGGGAGGCATTGTCTTCATCGGGGCGACGATTTATGACCGGAAGTTCCGAGCCTTCGGTGCCAGGACAGGTAAGCTGCTGTGGTCCGCGGAGCTGCCGTATGCCGGCGCCGCGACTCCGGCAACCTACTCGGTGAACGGCAAACAGTACGTCGTGATTGCGGCGAGCGGTGCCCGTGACAAGTCAGGTCCACAGGGTGCCGCGTATATTGCCTTCGCTTTGCCGTAG
- a CDS encoding sialate O-acetylesterase — protein sequence MNRNTLVSFALLSLGSLSAAAEVRLPNVLSDHAVLQRSRPIHIWGTGATQETVTVTFHGQTATATANADGNWELWLRPEEAGGPYELTVTGSQSSVPVKRTDLLIGDVWFASGQSNMEFPLKGFTGAPLLNGDKEIAASTQPKIRLLRERKRTSTVVQSDAQDTWTLCTPETAKDFSAVGYFFSRELTQEEHVPIGVIDSTWGGTPAHAWMSGEGIAYANLPSVAADAARIAIDQGRADTLKARYAAEDAALKEAGKEVPTHARLSYDHSGSWTPSTLYNGMVAPFTKFGIKGVIWYQGETDTAPERAPYYARVFPAMIQDWRRQWGQGTFPFLYVQISNFGHVNDGWGQVREAQRRTLELGQTGMAVTLDVGNHDNVHPSDKQTVAHRLAMVARESVYGEKVQGESPTFVQATQEGGTMRVWLAHATGLHSEMNPLSEFEVAGEDHKFSPAEATIDGETIVVKAAAVATPRYVRYAWNGGVDCYVYNGKGLPLGTFTSER from the coding sequence ATGAATCGCAATACCCTCGTCTCCTTTGCGCTGCTCTCGCTTGGCAGTCTCTCTGCGGCTGCGGAGGTTCGCCTCCCCAACGTGCTCTCTGACCATGCTGTACTGCAACGCAGCCGCCCGATCCACATCTGGGGAACAGGCGCAACACAGGAAACCGTTACCGTCACCTTTCATGGACAAACAGCAACGGCGACGGCAAACGCCGATGGGAACTGGGAACTGTGGCTGCGTCCTGAAGAGGCAGGTGGGCCCTATGAGCTAACGGTGACAGGATCGCAGAGCAGTGTGCCCGTCAAAAGAACAGACCTGCTGATCGGCGATGTATGGTTCGCCTCCGGCCAGTCGAATATGGAGTTCCCCCTCAAGGGTTTCACCGGTGCCCCGCTGCTGAATGGCGATAAGGAGATCGCGGCGTCGACGCAGCCGAAGATCCGCCTTCTCCGTGAAAGGAAGCGCACCTCCACTGTGGTTCAGAGCGATGCGCAGGATACATGGACATTGTGCACACCGGAGACGGCGAAGGACTTCTCCGCCGTGGGTTACTTCTTCAGCCGAGAACTCACACAGGAAGAACACGTCCCGATTGGCGTCATCGATTCAACCTGGGGTGGCACACCGGCCCATGCCTGGATGAGCGGTGAGGGTATCGCCTATGCGAACCTGCCATCAGTCGCCGCGGACGCAGCGCGAATCGCAATCGATCAAGGCCGCGCCGACACGCTGAAAGCGCGGTACGCAGCCGAGGATGCAGCGTTGAAGGAAGCCGGCAAGGAAGTGCCAACGCATGCTCGCCTTTCCTATGACCACTCCGGCAGTTGGACTCCGTCGACGCTGTACAACGGCATGGTGGCGCCCTTTACCAAGTTCGGGATCAAAGGCGTGATCTGGTACCAGGGAGAGACGGATACAGCACCGGAACGAGCGCCTTACTATGCGCGCGTCTTCCCCGCCATGATTCAAGACTGGCGACGCCAGTGGGGCCAGGGAACTTTCCCCTTTCTCTATGTGCAGATCTCGAACTTCGGCCATGTTAACGATGGCTGGGGCCAAGTGCGGGAGGCCCAACGGAGGACGCTCGAGCTGGGGCAGACTGGCATGGCCGTTACCCTCGATGTCGGCAATCACGACAACGTACACCCATCCGATAAACAGACCGTAGCTCATCGCCTGGCGATGGTCGCGCGTGAGTCAGTTTATGGCGAGAAAGTCCAGGGCGAGTCTCCTACGTTTGTGCAGGCGACACAGGAAGGCGGAACGATGCGGGTATGGCTTGCCCATGCAACCGGCCTTCACAGTGAGATGAATCCGCTGAGCGAATTCGAAGTTGCCGGAGAGGATCACAAGTTCTCTCCGGCAGAGGCGACGATTGATGGTGAAACCATCGTCGTGAAAGCGGCCGCAGTGGCCACACCCCGTTATGTTCGGTATGCCTGGAATGGCGGGGTTGATTGCTATGTGTACAACGGAAAAGGATTGCCATTGGGGACGTTCACGTCAGAGCGATAG
- a CDS encoding dihydrodipicolinate synthase family protein gives MSLHPFAGIYAALLTPLTPDGRLNAPAVQKLLLELTSQGLDGAYVAGTTGEGMRLSMETRKELVETVMEVLPAGKRIFVHVGTPDVRDAIKLAEHAAEKGAHAISSLPPALDSQQVMAFYKELAQHSPLPLLVYYFPKAAPLAFQKPQELLEICDLPNVLGVKFTDFNMYLLNSLAKRGKLVFNGYDEALAAGLLMGAQGGIGTTYNLLGPVYLDIYRAVQQGDWETARTLQYDANAVLDILFRYPFFPAVREAVRHMGIDCGPMASGEAFASDAQRQAFIEDMDANLPKGILHRIQWPVASGR, from the coding sequence TTGTCACTCCATCCATTCGCCGGCATCTACGCCGCATTGCTCACACCGCTAACCCCGGATGGCCGGTTGAACGCTCCGGCTGTGCAAAAGCTTCTGCTCGAGCTGACCTCCCAGGGGCTGGATGGAGCGTATGTCGCGGGAACCACCGGCGAGGGTATGCGTCTCTCCATGGAGACCCGCAAGGAACTGGTGGAGACGGTGATGGAGGTTCTGCCGGCAGGGAAGCGGATCTTTGTGCATGTGGGAACTCCGGATGTGCGCGATGCCATCAAGCTCGCTGAGCACGCGGCCGAAAAAGGGGCACACGCCATCAGCAGCCTACCTCCTGCACTGGACTCACAACAGGTGATGGCTTTCTACAAGGAGCTGGCACAGCACTCGCCGTTGCCGCTGTTGGTCTATTACTTCCCCAAAGCTGCTCCGCTCGCCTTTCAGAAGCCGCAGGAGCTACTGGAGATCTGCGATCTTCCCAATGTCCTCGGAGTTAAGTTCACGGACTTCAATATGTACCTGCTGAATTCACTGGCGAAGCGGGGCAAGCTGGTCTTCAACGGTTATGACGAGGCGCTGGCCGCTGGGCTGCTGATGGGGGCTCAGGGAGGTATTGGAACTACCTATAACCTGCTGGGGCCGGTGTATCTCGATATCTACCGCGCCGTGCAACAAGGAGACTGGGAGACAGCGCGCACCCTGCAATACGACGCCAATGCGGTGCTCGATATTCTCTTCCGCTATCCATTCTTTCCCGCGGTACGCGAGGCTGTCCGCCACATGGGCATCGATTGTGGGCCGATGGCCAGTGGCGAGGCCTTCGCCTCGGATGCCCAGCGCCAGGCCTTTATTGAGGACATGGATGCCAATCTACCGAAGGGGATATTGCATCGTATCCAGTGGCCGGTCGCGAGCGGACGGTGA
- a CDS encoding GntR family transcriptional regulator, translating into MSGASNCGSASSSIIAVPTKELNPIRTLSKSRGVFEELRQAICSGDLAPGTPLREAHIAKQLNVSQVPVREALLQLEHLGLVVRVQDRGTTVTKLTRREIQQMMEVRRHLEVMAFHLAAEHLTDDVVLELKRHLRRMQEMVADGDHFAVAEEDFAFHRTVWRASGNEVLEQTLERLCVAMYAFVSLKRAAAGETLKSAVKSHRKLLEDLLSRDEKRITAAVNEHISSTTIPDTVAD; encoded by the coding sequence ATGAGTGGTGCTTCCAATTGCGGCTCGGCATCTAGTAGCATCATCGCTGTGCCCACCAAGGAACTGAACCCAATCCGAACGCTCAGCAAATCACGCGGAGTGTTTGAGGAATTGCGGCAGGCGATCTGCTCTGGTGACCTGGCTCCGGGAACGCCGTTACGCGAAGCCCATATCGCCAAACAGCTCAATGTCAGCCAGGTTCCGGTGCGTGAGGCGCTGCTGCAGCTTGAGCATCTCGGCCTGGTGGTCCGGGTCCAGGATCGCGGCACAACCGTCACTAAGCTCACCCGTCGTGAGATCCAGCAGATGATGGAAGTGCGGCGGCACCTTGAAGTGATGGCCTTTCATCTGGCAGCGGAGCATCTGACCGATGATGTAGTGCTCGAATTGAAGCGCCATCTGCGGCGCATGCAGGAGATGGTGGCCGACGGCGATCATTTCGCAGTGGCCGAGGAAGACTTCGCCTTCCACCGCACAGTGTGGCGTGCCTCGGGTAATGAGGTGCTGGAGCAGACCCTGGAACGCCTCTGCGTTGCGATGTATGCCTTCGTCAGTCTGAAGCGTGCAGCAGCAGGAGAGACTCTCAAGTCCGCGGTAAAGTCGCACCGCAAGCTACTGGAAGACCTGCTGTCGCGCGATGAGAAGCGCATCACCGCAGCGGTGAACGAGCACATCAGCTCCACCACGATTCCCGATACAGTCGCCGACTAA
- a CDS encoding sialidase family protein, producing the protein MKHRLRLVAAAILLSCGAAWAQVESVNLWNAGIGGYATYRVPGIVKTKRGTLLAYCGGRKDLSKGDWSPTDILLRRSTDGGRTWEPSRMIAGNGQELTDNAVMIADGKTGGVHLLYQKNYAKVFVRDSSDDGRTFSQEREITDIFDQFKNDYDWNVVTPGTGHGIQLRDGRLLASIWIANGKLNPDGTRAHGPAAVGTVYSDDQGRTWKRGALVARDSAEIVSPNETVATQLPDGKVMLNIRSGGAEHLRAVSTSGDGISGWSKPRFDAQLFDPTCDAGILTDAAEKRVYFSNPDARDVPGAKDRKWRVRENLTLKVSEDNGQTWSHERVLDPGVSGYSDLASGKEELYVIYESGSLQGSQTKPDHVSVARVTKSWLMQGPQPKPWSSPE; encoded by the coding sequence ATGAAACACAGACTACGATTGGTCGCGGCCGCTATCCTGCTGAGCTGCGGCGCGGCCTGGGCGCAGGTGGAGAGTGTCAACCTGTGGAATGCCGGTATTGGCGGGTATGCGACCTACCGTGTGCCGGGTATCGTGAAGACAAAGCGAGGAACGCTGCTCGCTTACTGCGGAGGCCGGAAGGATCTCTCCAAAGGAGACTGGTCGCCGACAGATATCCTACTGCGCCGCAGCACAGATGGCGGCCGCACGTGGGAGCCGTCGCGCATGATTGCAGGCAATGGCCAGGAGCTGACGGATAACGCGGTGATGATCGCGGATGGCAAGACCGGCGGGGTGCATCTTCTGTATCAGAAGAACTACGCGAAGGTCTTCGTCAGAGATAGCAGCGACGATGGCCGAACCTTCTCGCAGGAGCGGGAGATTACAGATATCTTCGATCAGTTTAAGAACGACTATGACTGGAACGTGGTGACGCCGGGAACCGGGCACGGCATTCAACTTCGCGATGGACGTCTGCTGGCATCGATCTGGATTGCGAATGGCAAACTGAATCCTGACGGAACACGCGCGCATGGTCCCGCTGCCGTTGGAACTGTCTATAGTGACGACCAAGGGCGGACGTGGAAGCGGGGCGCCCTGGTGGCGCGTGACTCGGCTGAGATCGTCAGTCCCAATGAAACGGTGGCTACTCAGCTACCCGATGGCAAAGTGATGTTGAACATTCGCAGCGGAGGCGCGGAACATCTGCGCGCCGTATCGACGAGCGGGGATGGTATCTCCGGATGGTCGAAGCCGCGCTTCGACGCACAGCTCTTCGACCCTACCTGCGATGCGGGCATACTGACGGATGCCGCAGAGAAGCGAGTGTACTTCTCGAACCCGGATGCCCGGGACGTGCCCGGAGCAAAGGACCGCAAGTGGCGTGTGCGCGAAAACCTGACCCTAAAGGTCAGCGAGGATAACGGACAGACATGGTCGCATGAGCGCGTCCTTGATCCCGGGGTGAGCGGATACAGCGATCTCGCCTCAGGGAAAGAGGAGCTTTATGTCATCTATGAGTCCGGATCTTTACAGGGTTCGCAGACCAAGCCTGACCATGTTTCTGTAGCGCGGGTAACAAAGTCGTGGTTGATGCAGGGGCCACAACCCAAGCCATGGAGCTCGCCGGAATGA